In Thermocladium sp. ECH_B, the following proteins share a genomic window:
- a CDS encoding magnesium chelatase — protein MSLGSRIALLVTSEVSKVVLGRELEVKLLLATLISQGHALIEGPPGLAKTTLAKAFAKALSLKFSRIQFTPDMFPSDVTGTLVYNPKTGELEPRPGPIFASIILVDEINRAPPRTQAALLEAMQXRQVTIGSMTYPLPQPFMVIATQDPLEMEGTYPLPEAELDRFMIKIEMEYPTREVETKLIDSDYSDVGVVRSIVSIEDIEMLQSQVKRMTISDEVRDYIVEIGEATRRNPAIRLGASPRAIQMLAKLSRAWALLNDEDAVSIDDVKLLAPLVLSHRVFTIRGNPKDLIRKIIEETEXPFSRRLK, from the coding sequence GTGTCTCTGGGCAGCAGAATCGCATTGCTAGTGACGAGTGAGGTATCTAAGGTCGTTTTAGGCAGGGAATTAGAGGTAAAGCTTCTCCTGGCAACCCTGATTTCCCAAGGTCACGCGCTCATAGAGGGACCTCCTGGCTTAGCTAAAACTACATTAGCTAAGGCATTCGCCAAGGCGCTTTCCCTGAAATTCAGTAGAATTCAATTCACGCCAGATATGTTTCCCAGCGATGTAACCGGAACATTAGTGTATAACCCTAAGACCGGCGAGTTAGAGCCAAGGCCGGGACCCATATTTGCCAGCATAATATTAGTTGATGAGATAAATAGGGCACCGCCACGCACTCAAGCAGCGCTACTTGAGGCAATGCAGGNACGGCAAGTAACGATTGGCTCCATGACTTACCCATTACCTCAACCATTTATGGTTATAGCCACTCAGGATCCATTGGAGATGGAGGGGACATACCCATTACCGGAGGCGGAGTTAGATAGATTCATGATAAAGATAGAGATGGAATACCCCACCCGTGAGGTGGAGACCAAGTTAATTGATTCAGATTACTCTGATGTGGGGGTAGTGCGATCAATAGTATCGATAGAGGACATAGAGATGCTTCAATCACAGGTTAAGAGGATGACCATAAGCGATGAGGTTAGGGATTACATAGTGGAGATAGGCGAAGCAACGAGGAGGAACCCAGCAATCAGGTTAGGGGCGAGTCCACGGGCGATACAGATGCTTGCCAAGCTATCCAGGGCATGGGCCTTATTAAATGATGAGGATGCGGTGAGCATTGATGACGTTAAGTTACTTGCACCGCTTGTGCTCTCGCATAGGGTATTCACCATAAGAGGGAACCCCAAGGACTTGATCCGGAAGATAATTGAGGAAACCGAGNCTCCCTTCTCGAGGAGACTTAAATGA